In Candidatus Poribacteria bacterium, one genomic interval encodes:
- a CDS encoding serine/threonine protein kinase, with translation MHVAAESALPVRWADPKLMIDNPFLREKYRIERLIGSGSFSSVYRALELRCDRRVAIKALRRDVYENSYRYIVSEIGAMGRTWQHPNIVSIHTVEPGDDEHVAYIVMEYVPNGSLHVKLQQAPLPFDECLGILTDICSGLAHVHRQNVIHRDIKPKNILIDADGISKVSDFGVAQVRDAVYDYASTFAGTRRYMAPEQYDGQHDHRVDIFTVGILFWEMLTGTFPYPGTTHDEVRDAKKTISPELPSIVPKPAREIVSMCLRPEPHDRVYDTDQLLVAINRIRESEYERVGAKRLMNGTPVEQLETAIEETRRHLRIPASTARWMRQASALEQRQRLKAESDTEAIATAATRLQAAADLAHQGSHEQALREIEAASATGVLADGLVDAIRRMCSPPPVEAVAQEPVPQPATEHGTRRETGFRTDTRHRQSDSAALETTTRSNQSHGRAWATRRAYRQNARKLAKAAARLEKNRRSVEAGDAFRSAGESAAAAGNTHRAARWFLQSVACYAGAARAFEASGDLTAAADAYRRAGNGCEQATVPARAIDHYESALKALWRCAEAAFAEGRVSDAASMCRSALALAGGTGAWQHAGAVRELQRRIRSAQSGEQESESGTKRGAGTGT, from the coding sequence ATGCATGTCGCTGCCGAGAGTGCGCTTCCCGTCCGCTGGGCGGATCCCAAGCTGATGATCGACAATCCATTCCTTCGCGAGAAGTACCGCATCGAGCGGCTCATCGGAAGCGGCTCGTTCTCGTCCGTGTACCGCGCGTTGGAGCTGCGCTGCGATCGCAGAGTCGCGATCAAGGCGCTTCGCCGCGACGTCTACGAGAACTCCTACCGCTACATCGTCTCGGAAATCGGCGCGATGGGCAGGACGTGGCAGCACCCGAACATCGTGTCCATCCATACGGTTGAGCCTGGAGACGACGAACACGTCGCCTATATCGTCATGGAGTACGTGCCGAACGGGAGCCTCCATGTGAAGCTCCAACAGGCTCCGCTTCCGTTCGACGAATGCTTGGGCATTCTCACCGACATCTGCTCGGGCCTCGCCCACGTTCACCGCCAGAACGTGATCCACCGGGACATCAAGCCCAAGAACATCCTCATCGACGCGGACGGCATATCGAAGGTGTCCGACTTCGGTGTCGCTCAGGTCCGGGATGCGGTCTACGACTATGCCTCGACCTTCGCCGGGACACGGCGATACATGGCGCCGGAACAATACGACGGTCAACACGACCATCGCGTCGATATCTTCACCGTGGGGATTCTATTCTGGGAAATGCTGACCGGGACGTTCCCCTACCCGGGCACGACGCACGATGAGGTCCGCGACGCCAAGAAAACCATCTCGCCTGAGCTGCCCAGCATCGTGCCGAAGCCCGCACGCGAGATCGTCAGCATGTGCCTGCGCCCCGAACCCCATGATCGCGTCTACGACACGGATCAGTTGCTCGTCGCCATCAATCGGATACGGGAATCCGAGTACGAACGAGTGGGCGCCAAGCGACTCATGAACGGCACTCCCGTCGAGCAGCTCGAGACCGCCATCGAGGAGACGCGGCGTCATCTCCGAATCCCAGCCTCGACCGCGCGTTGGATGCGTCAGGCGTCCGCGCTCGAGCAACGGCAGCGGCTCAAGGCGGAGTCTGACACCGAAGCGATCGCGACTGCCGCGACGCGCCTTCAGGCTGCAGCCGATTTGGCGCATCAGGGCTCCCATGAGCAAGCCTTGCGTGAGATCGAAGCGGCTTCGGCGACCGGAGTCCTGGCAGATGGGTTGGTCGACGCGATCCGCCGAATGTGCTCGCCGCCGCCTGTCGAAGCCGTCGCCCAGGAGCCGGTTCCGCAACCGGCGACAGAACACGGAACTCGCCGAGAAACAGGTTTCCGTACCGATACGAGACATCGGCAGTCCGACTCGGCGGCACTGGAGACCACGACTCGCTCAAACCAATCCCACGGCAGAGCGTGGGCTACACGTCGCGCATACCGGCAGAACGCCCGAAAGCTGGCGAAGGCAGCCGCTCGTCTAGAAAAGAATCGACGGTCAGTCGAAGCTGGGGATGCCTTTCGCAGCGCCGGTGAATCAGCCGCCGCCGCCGGGAACACGCATCGCGCCGCCAGGTGGTTCTTGCAGAGCGTCGCGTGCTATGCCGGGGCTGCAAGGGCGTTCGAAGCAAGCGGGGACCTCACTGCCGCCGCAGACGCCTATCGGCGCGCTGGAAATGGATGTGAGCAGGCGACTGTGCCGGCTCGGGCGATCGACCACTACGAATCCGCTCTGAAGGCGCTCTGGCGTTGCGCGGAGGC